A window of uncultured Draconibacterium sp. contains these coding sequences:
- a CDS encoding PAS domain-containing sensor histidine kinase — translation MKNWEKDRNKIIGLGEFSAHKSYYPQLQLKLEELELAYKNSENILSSMPDAVIFHDSSGNFLYMNKQAGIMFGIHEQETTLYSYSHLIDDFQSSDLILHFKKLTPGKTNSFQCDIHSINSDEQTPVEISSNSIMWQGKKAIVSVVRDFTLHKQFEDSIIKAKQKAEENDQLKSAFLANMSHEIRTPMNGIIGFVDLLKEPDLTEEKHYTYLEILTKSCDRLLSTINDIIEFSKIESGQTHVNLSPQNLEEILVQQWSFFYSEASKKGNRLVLAPSKSDEIVLVDRLKLESIVSNLIKNAIKFTSEGAISISYKIEKPYIKFCIKDTGIGIAKERQEAIFKRFVQANIEITRGHEGSGLGLSICKAYAEMMGGNIWVESEENKGSSFYFTIAYQPVPKAL, via the coding sequence ATGAAGAACTGGGAAAAAGACAGAAATAAAATAATTGGCCTGGGAGAATTTTCGGCCCATAAAAGTTATTATCCGCAACTTCAGCTGAAGCTTGAGGAATTGGAACTGGCTTATAAAAATTCGGAAAATATTCTGTCGAGTATGCCCGATGCAGTTATCTTTCACGACTCATCCGGCAACTTTTTATACATGAATAAACAGGCCGGCATTATGTTTGGCATCCATGAACAGGAAACTACGCTCTACAGTTATTCTCATCTGATTGATGATTTTCAAAGTTCTGACCTTATCCTTCATTTTAAAAAGTTAACACCGGGAAAAACCAATAGCTTTCAATGTGATATTCACAGCATAAATTCGGATGAACAAACACCGGTAGAGATCTCGAGCAATTCCATCATGTGGCAGGGGAAAAAAGCAATTGTATCGGTTGTACGTGATTTTACCTTACACAAGCAATTTGAAGATTCCATTATTAAAGCCAAACAAAAGGCAGAAGAGAACGACCAGTTAAAATCAGCATTTTTGGCGAATATGAGCCATGAGATTAGAACACCAATGAATGGAATAATTGGTTTTGTTGATTTATTAAAAGAACCAGATCTGACGGAGGAAAAGCATTACACCTACCTGGAAATACTGACAAAAAGTTGCGACAGATTGTTGAGTACAATCAATGACATCATTGAGTTTTCAAAAATCGAATCGGGTCAGACACATGTTAATCTAAGCCCTCAAAATCTGGAAGAGATCCTGGTTCAACAATGGTCATTTTTTTATTCCGAAGCTTCAAAAAAAGGGAACCGCCTTGTTTTGGCTCCCTCAAAATCTGACGAAATCGTTCTGGTCGATCGATTAAAATTAGAATCAATTGTTTCAAACCTGATAAAAAACGCGATAAAATTTACTTCGGAAGGTGCGATTTCAATCAGCTATAAAATTGAAAAACCTTACATAAAGTTTTGTATAAAAGATACCGGAATTGGGATTGCCAAAGAAAGACAAGAGGCCATTTTTAAACGTTTTGTTCAAGCAAATATCGAAATAACGCGTGGTCATGAAGGATCGGGGCTTGGCCTTTCAATTTGTAAGGCTTATGCCGAAATGATGGGAGGCAACATTTGGGTGGAATCGGAGGAAAATAAGGGAAGTTCATTTTATTTTACAATAGCCTACCAACCTGTTCCAAAGGCGCTGTAA
- a CDS encoding rhodanese-like domain-containing protein — translation MYKILAIISFAFVLSFTTQAQEPVVYNGYKEMVAAAKQEIQLVSIADFHKMYVKAKSVGSKNLILLDIRTKEEYHAGSIPGALLIQRGVLESHIEKDAVWEAFQHAKPKKDDQIVLYCRSGSRSALAAKTLKMLGYTNVLSLEGGWNGWHEKYPTQIALE, via the coding sequence ATGTACAAAATACTTGCAATAATTAGCTTTGCTTTTGTTCTTTCGTTTACAACACAAGCGCAGGAACCAGTGGTTTATAACGGCTATAAAGAAATGGTAGCCGCAGCTAAACAAGAGATCCAACTCGTTTCCATTGCCGATTTTCACAAAATGTATGTAAAGGCCAAAAGTGTTGGCTCCAAAAATTTAATTCTACTTGATATTCGAACCAAAGAAGAATACCATGCCGGGTCTATTCCAGGCGCCTTACTAATTCAACGCGGAGTACTGGAATCGCACATTGAAAAGGATGCCGTTTGGGAAGCCTTTCAGCATGCTAAACCGAAAAAAGATGACCAGATCGTACTGTACTGCCGCAGTGGAAGCCGTTCGGCATTGGCTGCAAAAACATTGAAAATGCTGGGTTACACAAATGTTTTATCGCTTGAAGGGGGCTGGAATGGTTGGCACGAAAAGTATCCCACTCAAATTGCATTAGAATAA
- a CDS encoding MBL fold metallo-hydrolase encodes MKNSFILICSLFLTAGLSAGNFTKDTFKTSGGQLEITFVGHGTLMFTYAGKVIHIDPVSQFADYNEMPKADLILITHEHGDHLDATAIDAVKKENTEIVQTQTCAEKYKGTAVLKNGESGTFAGLKVEAVPAYNVKHERAPGQPFHPKGTGNGYIIYFGNKKVYVAGDTENIPEMKTLKDIEIAFLPMNLPYTMTPEMVADAAKSFKPKVLYPYHFGNTDTNILLELLKDEKEVEVRIRKLN; translated from the coding sequence ATGAAAAATAGTTTTATCCTCATTTGTTCATTGTTTTTAACTGCCGGTTTAAGTGCCGGTAATTTTACAAAAGACACATTTAAAACTTCAGGAGGCCAGCTCGAAATAACTTTTGTTGGTCACGGTACATTAATGTTCACCTATGCCGGAAAAGTAATTCATATTGACCCGGTTTCGCAATTTGCCGATTACAACGAAATGCCAAAAGCCGATTTGATTTTAATAACACACGAACATGGCGACCACCTGGATGCCACCGCAATTGATGCCGTAAAAAAAGAGAATACCGAAATTGTACAAACACAAACCTGTGCCGAAAAATACAAGGGAACTGCTGTACTTAAAAATGGCGAATCAGGTACATTCGCAGGTTTAAAAGTGGAGGCGGTACCTGCCTATAATGTAAAACACGAACGTGCACCCGGCCAGCCTTTTCATCCAAAAGGTACCGGAAACGGATATATTATTTATTTTGGCAATAAAAAGGTTTATGTTGCCGGCGACACGGAGAATATTCCGGAAATGAAGACATTGAAAGACATCGAAATTGCCTTTTTACCCATGAATTTACCCTACACAATGACTCCGGAAATGGTTGCCGATGCGGCAAAATCATTCAAGCCAAAAGTTTTATACCCATACCATTTTGGCAATACCGACACAAATATTCTGCTCGAATTGTTAAAAGATGAAAAGGAAGTAGAAGTTCGTATTCGAAAACTAAACTGA
- a CDS encoding glycoside hydrolase family 97 protein, giving the protein MKRISLLLLLLSVFWGLSAKEYSVESPSGKIQIKVSVNEVITYSVLLNGNEIVAPSPVSMEISNGEIWGKDAKVKKAKSTSVSEKIIPVVQRKYNKIDNSYSLLTLSFKNYLLQFRAYDEGAAYRWVSELKGEYNVVSEQATFVFPSDCEIWFPEEESMFTHQEREYLREKLSNIGSERFGSTGMLVDCGNVVKTYISESGLMDYAGMFLRGCDDNKYALAGKFPGVVLEEKQLNDRNVKPTKYADYIAVCNGPREFPWRAMLVTDNDADLVQSELIYKLAPEQKIEKTDWIKPGKVAWDWWNANNIYGVDFEAGVNTQTYKYYIDFASEYGLEYIILDEGWYVLGDIMKLEKDIDIQELVDYGKTKNVDIILWVVWKTLDDKLEEALDQFQKWGVKGIKMDFMQRDDQWMVNFYEKIAVECAKRELLVDYHGAYKPSGLDRAYPNVISYEGVKGLENAKWSTLPDPEHNVTLPFIRMVAGAMDFTPGAMINANKKNFSIVFTEPMSPGTRCHQLGMYVVFESPLQMLADNPSNYYREPECMEFLSVVPSVWDDTKVLEAKVSDYIAVARRSGDTWYVGAMTDWDPRELELSLDFLGEGNYSVKIWKDGINADKHASDFAQEELTVTSLSKVKVSMAPGGGWAAIITKK; this is encoded by the coding sequence ATGAAAAGAATTTCTCTGCTTTTGCTGCTGTTAAGTGTCTTTTGGGGCTTGTCGGCAAAAGAATATTCAGTTGAATCTCCTTCGGGAAAAATTCAAATTAAAGTTAGTGTAAACGAGGTAATTACATATTCTGTATTGTTAAATGGAAACGAAATTGTTGCACCTTCTCCTGTTTCGATGGAAATTAGCAACGGTGAGATCTGGGGAAAAGATGCCAAAGTAAAAAAGGCAAAAAGTACTTCGGTTTCAGAAAAAATTATTCCGGTGGTACAGCGTAAGTACAATAAAATTGACAACAGTTATAGCCTGCTTACACTTTCATTTAAAAATTATTTATTACAGTTTAGAGCCTACGACGAAGGTGCTGCTTACCGGTGGGTATCGGAATTAAAAGGCGAGTACAATGTGGTAAGCGAGCAGGCTACTTTTGTTTTTCCCAGCGATTGCGAAATCTGGTTTCCGGAAGAGGAAAGTATGTTTACACACCAGGAAAGAGAATATTTGCGCGAGAAATTATCGAATATTGGTAGCGAGCGTTTTGGATCGACCGGAATGTTGGTGGACTGCGGTAATGTTGTAAAAACGTACATCTCGGAATCGGGATTAATGGATTATGCCGGAATGTTTTTACGCGGTTGCGACGACAATAAATATGCGTTGGCAGGCAAGTTTCCGGGCGTTGTTCTGGAAGAAAAACAATTGAATGACCGCAACGTAAAACCAACAAAATACGCCGATTATATTGCCGTTTGTAATGGCCCGCGCGAATTTCCGTGGAGAGCAATGTTGGTAACTGATAACGATGCTGATTTAGTGCAAAGCGAGTTAATTTATAAACTGGCACCGGAGCAAAAAATTGAAAAAACCGATTGGATTAAACCCGGTAAAGTGGCCTGGGACTGGTGGAATGCCAATAATATTTACGGTGTTGATTTTGAAGCCGGAGTGAATACACAAACCTACAAGTATTACATTGATTTCGCCTCTGAGTACGGACTGGAATATATTATTCTGGACGAAGGATGGTATGTTCTTGGCGATATTATGAAGCTTGAAAAAGACATTGATATCCAGGAACTGGTTGATTACGGGAAAACAAAAAATGTTGACATTATTCTTTGGGTAGTATGGAAAACATTGGATGATAAACTGGAAGAAGCACTTGATCAGTTTCAGAAATGGGGAGTAAAAGGAATAAAGATGGACTTTATGCAGCGCGACGACCAGTGGATGGTTAATTTCTACGAAAAAATTGCTGTGGAATGTGCCAAACGCGAATTGTTGGTTGATTACCACGGAGCTTATAAACCGTCGGGATTGGATCGCGCCTATCCAAATGTTATTTCGTACGAAGGTGTGAAAGGATTGGAAAATGCAAAATGGTCTACTCTGCCCGATCCGGAGCACAACGTAACTTTGCCGTTTATTAGGATGGTGGCCGGCGCTATGGATTTTACGCCGGGGGCAATGATTAATGCCAATAAAAAGAATTTTAGTATTGTGTTTACTGAGCCCATGAGTCCCGGAACTCGTTGCCACCAGTTGGGAATGTACGTGGTTTTCGAAAGCCCTTTGCAAATGTTAGCCGATAACCCATCGAATTATTACCGCGAACCGGAATGTATGGAGTTTCTGTCGGTTGTTCCTTCGGTTTGGGACGACACAAAAGTACTGGAAGCAAAAGTGAGCGATTACATTGCCGTGGCGCGCCGTTCGGGCGATACCTGGTATGTGGGAGCAATGACCGACTGGGATCCACGCGAACTGGAACTTAGTCTCGACTTTTTAGGTGAAGGAAACTATTCGGTTAAAATCTGGAAAGATGGTATTAACGCCGACAAACATGCTTCTGATTTTGCACAGGAAGAACTGACCGTTACATCGTTGTCGAAAGTAAAAGTTAGTATGGCACCCGGTGGCGGCTGGGCGGCAATAATTACAAAAAAATAG
- a CDS encoding carboxypeptidase-like regulatory domain-containing protein: METFLLYIGKAALAAGAFYVVYLALFQHQKHFVFNRIYLPVSLAVSFIIPLITFTSTNYITANQSIGTNSFAFLPEAIENTQTEFTYQWYHYLFGIYIVGTIGFLFHLLMGHIKAFAIIRFSRLQEIFGAQVNLTLKDVHPFSFFNKIVLSEKTLDNPNLEMIVNHEMIHVKEKHTHDILFAELLFLLQWFNPFAWLIKDAIRNNLEYKTDHQITKNNNAEAYQLAMVGLVHKKGVAPFLTALNGSQLKNRIIMMKKKTENKYALLKQLFVLPLLALLVMSLSNKEVNTKIINNTDQLKVVVDGVELPSNHPGLTTLDFSKGFNGGDLVKALGIEDKVVSNTLSFDKNPQEDGIYYIRTKDYVPGTNPEFETITEVTPSTEVIVKGKVTNEKGTPIPAAAVIVEGTNMGTISDMSGNYEIKTDENSTLVFSMIGYAKKEVPVKNKTEINVELSKDVSLDDGKSMIYVPAKGESDEVPSVQRKINFDTGEIVEVSSTKGYKHYVTGKITDKDGNSIPDVSVFILNKSIGTVTDANGDYKLGLNNPDVTLATWVKGFKDQEIKVDGKEVVNFKLARDEEINVIGYGKQKDAPTVDKLALKLNGDEANPPLYVVDGKISKSIEYLAPDAIESISVLKDESATSLYGEKGKNGVIVITTKEAAKEKMRNAIVILDGKKYEGDVSDIDPETIEKMEVLKNESATKLYGPEAKDGAIIITSKNKLNFGDKSPLIFIDGVKSTKDMNDIDPDQIQSINVIKDASAIETYGNEGKNGVILISTKTEKITSSLEMRKFIAQRIKYPKEAQQANKGGIAKLFVKVNSDGIVYSVSDKKVKDAVSIEEVVVVGYAPKPEEIVSGKTEDFTAAFNNQVKAVINQFPKLQISEYKGKTLEFTVKFMLQ, from the coding sequence ATGGAAACGTTTTTACTTTACATTGGAAAAGCAGCCTTGGCAGCCGGTGCATTTTATGTGGTTTATCTGGCACTTTTTCAACATCAGAAACATTTTGTGTTTAACCGTATTTATTTGCCGGTTTCGCTTGCTGTAAGTTTTATTATTCCACTTATCACGTTTACAAGCACAAATTACATAACTGCTAATCAATCCATTGGCACAAACAGTTTTGCATTTCTGCCCGAAGCCATTGAAAATACGCAAACCGAATTTACCTACCAGTGGTACCACTATTTGTTTGGCATTTACATTGTCGGAACAATTGGCTTTTTATTTCACTTGCTAATGGGCCACATAAAGGCTTTTGCAATCATCCGCTTTAGCCGACTCCAGGAAATATTTGGCGCACAGGTTAACCTTACTCTAAAAGATGTTCACCCCTTTTCGTTCTTTAATAAAATTGTGCTTTCCGAAAAAACACTTGACAATCCAAATCTCGAAATGATTGTTAACCACGAAATGATTCATGTAAAAGAAAAACACACCCACGATATACTTTTTGCCGAACTACTTTTTCTTCTGCAGTGGTTTAATCCCTTTGCCTGGTTAATTAAAGATGCCATTCGAAACAATTTAGAATATAAAACCGATCACCAAATAACTAAAAACAATAATGCCGAAGCTTATCAACTAGCCATGGTAGGTTTAGTGCATAAAAAAGGTGTGGCTCCCTTTTTAACTGCGCTGAACGGCTCACAATTAAAAAATCGCATTATTATGATGAAAAAGAAAACAGAAAACAAGTATGCTTTATTAAAGCAATTGTTTGTACTTCCGCTACTTGCCCTTTTGGTAATGAGCTTGTCGAACAAAGAAGTAAACACCAAAATAATAAATAATACCGACCAGTTAAAGGTGGTTGTGGATGGTGTTGAACTTCCTTCAAATCATCCGGGATTGACAACACTCGATTTCTCGAAAGGATTTAACGGCGGCGACCTTGTTAAAGCTTTGGGAATTGAAGACAAGGTAGTGTCGAATACATTATCATTTGATAAAAATCCGCAGGAAGATGGAATTTACTACATCCGCACAAAAGATTATGTGCCGGGAACTAATCCTGAATTTGAAACCATTACAGAAGTAACACCAAGCACAGAAGTAATTGTAAAAGGAAAGGTTACCAATGAAAAAGGCACACCCATTCCGGCCGCTGCAGTGATAGTTGAAGGAACCAACATGGGAACAATTTCAGACATGTCGGGGAATTACGAAATTAAAACCGACGAAAACAGCACACTGGTATTTTCGATGATTGGTTATGCTAAAAAAGAAGTTCCTGTTAAAAACAAAACCGAGATAAACGTTGAACTGTCAAAGGATGTCTCGTTAGATGATGGGAAAAGTATGATATATGTTCCGGCAAAAGGTGAGAGTGATGAAGTTCCATCTGTGCAACGCAAAATAAATTTCGATACCGGAGAGATAGTAGAAGTTTCTTCAACAAAAGGATATAAGCACTATGTGACAGGAAAAATTACGGATAAAGATGGAAATTCAATTCCCGATGTTTCAGTCTTTATCCTAAACAAATCAATAGGAACAGTTACTGATGCAAACGGTGATTATAAACTTGGGCTCAACAATCCCGACGTTACACTTGCCACGTGGGTGAAAGGTTTCAAAGATCAAGAGATTAAAGTAGATGGTAAAGAAGTGGTTAATTTTAAGCTTGCGAGAGACGAAGAAATAAATGTAATTGGTTACGGCAAACAAAAAGATGCACCAACAGTTGATAAACTGGCTTTAAAACTGAATGGAGACGAGGCGAATCCCCCTTTGTACGTAGTGGATGGAAAAATAAGCAAATCAATAGAATATCTTGCTCCCGATGCAATCGAATCAATTTCGGTACTAAAAGATGAAAGTGCCACCAGTTTGTATGGTGAAAAAGGGAAAAACGGTGTAATAGTTATAACCACCAAAGAAGCTGCAAAAGAGAAAATGCGTAATGCCATTGTAATTCTTGATGGCAAAAAATACGAAGGTGACGTTAGCGACATCGATCCTGAGACTATTGAAAAAATGGAAGTGCTGAAAAACGAATCAGCCACCAAATTGTATGGACCAGAAGCTAAAGATGGTGCCATAATCATTACTTCAAAAAACAAATTAAATTTTGGGGACAAATCGCCACTAATATTTATTGACGGTGTAAAATCGACAAAAGATATGAATGATATCGACCCTGATCAGATTCAATCAATCAATGTTATAAAAGACGCATCAGCCATTGAAACGTACGGCAACGAAGGGAAAAATGGAGTGATATTAATTTCTACAAAAACTGAAAAAATTACTTCATCGCTCGAGATGCGAAAATTTATTGCCCAAAGAATAAAGTACCCGAAAGAAGCACAGCAAGCAAACAAAGGAGGAATTGCAAAACTTTTTGTAAAAGTTAATTCCGATGGAATTGTATATTCGGTTTCAGACAAAAAAGTAAAAGATGCAGTTTCAATAGAAGAGGTTGTGGTTGTTGGATACGCTCCAAAGCCTGAAGAAATTGTATCGGGCAAAACTGAAGATTTCACCGCGGCATTTAACAACCAGGTAAAAGCGGTCATCAATCAATTTCCCAAATTACAAATTTCAGAATACAAAGGAAAAACGCTTGAGTTTACAGTAAAATTTATGTTGCAGTAA
- a CDS encoding BlaI/MecI/CopY family transcriptional regulator — protein sequence MKKLTRKEEELMKILWKMEKAFVKDIVEQYPEPLPHYNTISSLVRLLQDKGIIGFKQYGNTYQYFPLISKDEYRRSFMSEVVSDYFDNSIKSAVAFFVKEKGLSEEELDELVKLIKDQK from the coding sequence ATGAAAAAACTCACGCGAAAAGAAGAGGAACTGATGAAGATTCTCTGGAAAATGGAAAAAGCATTTGTAAAAGATATTGTTGAACAATATCCCGAGCCCTTACCACACTACAATACCATTTCGTCGCTGGTACGTTTGTTGCAAGACAAAGGAATTATTGGATTTAAACAATATGGAAACACCTACCAGTATTTTCCTCTTATTTCGAAAGACGAATACCGCCGCTCGTTTATGAGCGAAGTTGTAAGCGACTATTTTGACAATTCGATTAAAAGCGCAGTGGCCTTTTTTGTAAAAGAAAAAGGATTATCAGAGGAGGAACTTGACGAGTTGGTGAAATTAATTAAAGACCAAAAGTAA
- a CDS encoding Crp/Fnr family transcriptional regulator — MNILGNSCVDCTFKSSEVSILNNNELCLLEEGCLKTSFQKGELIFKEGSPAQHITYIRDGFIKLVKKGIGGKDFILSISKKGAYLGIQNLNNIRKENYFSAIAITQSEVCFIDTKCFAKLLKQNGAFASKVISTIINDEMNYFDRLVNNVQQQLPGRLANTLMYFKNEVYNNHTFNLNLTKAELAALIGTSRESVSRILKDFQETGIIKMERSVITILDDEKMKEIKQKG; from the coding sequence ATGAATATTTTAGGAAATAGTTGCGTTGATTGTACGTTTAAATCGAGCGAAGTTTCTATTTTGAATAACAACGAATTGTGTTTGCTGGAAGAAGGATGTTTAAAAACCAGCTTTCAGAAAGGAGAGCTAATTTTTAAAGAAGGTTCGCCTGCACAGCATATTACTTATATTCGTGATGGTTTTATTAAGCTTGTAAAAAAAGGGATTGGCGGGAAGGATTTTATTTTAAGTATTTCGAAAAAAGGAGCTTACCTCGGAATTCAGAATCTGAATAACATACGAAAAGAGAATTATTTTTCGGCCATTGCCATAACACAATCAGAAGTATGTTTTATTGACACCAAATGTTTTGCTAAACTTTTAAAGCAAAACGGAGCTTTTGCCAGCAAAGTAATTTCGACGATAATTAACGACGAAATGAACTATTTTGACCGTTTGGTAAACAATGTACAACAGCAATTGCCCGGTCGGCTGGCCAATACTTTAATGTATTTTAAAAACGAAGTTTATAACAACCACACTTTTAATTTAAACCTTACCAAGGCCGAACTGGCAGCTTTAATCGGCACATCACGCGAGAGTGTTTCGCGCATTCTTAAAGATTTTCAGGAAACCGGAATAATAAAAATGGAGCGAAGTGTTATTACTATTCTGGACGATGAAAAAATGAAAGAAATAAAACAGAAGGGTTAG
- a CDS encoding Crp/Fnr family transcriptional regulator gives MSEPFKKLNGDELIQINKNRVEVTFKKGETIIKQGALAGHIAYIKKGLVKVCREHSNEELVLALESRGKLLGLHALYNQNVYNYSVYACEDISVCLHDINSIQSFIKTNCDFNSEILRHLSDEILFSHERMESLTLKQLHGRFADILLCLSLRIYKRKSFKIPLSKKDLAGITSMSQESLSRVVKDFIKDKIIEYKGNHITIFDYEKVRHLSRVG, from the coding sequence ATGTCAGAGCCATTTAAAAAGTTAAATGGCGATGAGCTGATTCAAATTAATAAGAATAGGGTTGAGGTTACGTTTAAAAAGGGCGAGACAATAATAAAACAAGGTGCGCTTGCCGGACACATTGCATACATTAAAAAAGGTTTGGTGAAGGTTTGTCGCGAACACTCAAACGAAGAACTTGTTCTGGCATTGGAAAGCAGAGGAAAGCTGCTTGGCTTACATGCTTTATATAACCAAAATGTTTACAACTATTCGGTTTACGCCTGCGAAGATATTAGTGTTTGTTTGCATGATATTAACTCGATTCAATCTTTTATAAAAACAAATTGCGATTTTAATTCAGAAATATTGCGGCATTTAAGCGATGAAATATTGTTTTCGCATGAACGAATGGAAAGTCTGACATTAAAACAGCTGCATGGGCGGTTTGCTGATATTCTGCTTTGTTTAAGTCTGCGGATTTACAAACGAAAATCGTTTAAAATTCCTTTGTCGAAAAAGGATCTGGCAGGTATTACAAGTATGTCGCAAGAAAGTTTATCGCGTGTGGTAAAGGATTTTATTAAGGATAAAATTATTGAATACAAGGGCAATCACATCACTATTTTTGATTACGAAAAGGTGCGGCATTTAAGTCGTGTGGGCTAA
- the ercA gene encoding alcohol dehydrogenase-like regulatory protein ErcA, with the protein MDHLTDNFLQLRKFVTPEHVFGPGARFQAVQYCKMLGVKKLFFVSDVNLKNMQWVKEIELLLQKESIEYIMYSSVSPNPRDFEVMNGANLYTEKQCNMILAIGGGSVIDCAKGIGIVCTNKKRITAYEGVDKIKLPMPPLISIPTTAGSSADVSQFAIINKIKDRYKMAIISKALISDVALIDPVILTSMDPLLTACTGVDALSHAFEAYVSNASSTITNLFALEAIRLINTELLNSMKEPENIETRGKVMLGSLYAGLAFSNASLGCVHSLAHSLGGYLDLPHGECNAILLPHVVNYNFSAVTEKYTAIAQAMNLNTSGLSSSEIKNKLIEHLFNLNKSLGIVSTLKDRGVTSDLVPVLAKNAINDPCNATNPVPPTADDLKVIYSEAI; encoded by the coding sequence ATGGACCATTTAACGGATAACTTTCTTCAATTACGCAAATTTGTTACTCCGGAACACGTATTTGGCCCGGGAGCCAGGTTTCAGGCAGTACAATACTGCAAAATGCTTGGCGTAAAAAAACTCTTCTTTGTAAGCGATGTAAACCTGAAAAACATGCAGTGGGTAAAAGAAATTGAATTACTCCTGCAAAAAGAAAGTATTGAATACATCATGTACTCATCGGTATCGCCTAATCCACGCGATTTTGAGGTAATGAACGGTGCAAACCTGTACACGGAAAAACAGTGCAATATGATACTTGCCATTGGTGGCGGTAGTGTAATCGACTGCGCCAAAGGGATAGGAATTGTTTGCACCAATAAAAAACGGATCACTGCATACGAAGGGGTAGATAAAATTAAACTTCCCATGCCTCCGCTGATTAGTATTCCAACCACTGCCGGATCTTCTGCTGATGTTTCGCAATTTGCCATTATAAATAAAATTAAGGACCGCTATAAAATGGCAATTATTAGCAAAGCACTCATTTCCGATGTAGCATTAATCGATCCGGTTATCCTCACAAGTATGGATCCGTTGCTGACTGCCTGTACCGGAGTGGACGCATTAAGCCACGCTTTTGAAGCCTATGTATCGAATGCAAGCTCAACAATTACCAATTTATTTGCTCTTGAAGCAATTCGATTAATTAATACCGAGCTGTTAAACTCAATGAAGGAGCCGGAAAATATAGAAACAAGGGGAAAAGTAATGCTTGGAAGTTTGTATGCCGGGCTGGCATTTTCGAACGCAAGTCTTGGATGTGTGCATTCCCTGGCGCATAGTTTAGGGGGTTATCTTGATTTGCCACATGGCGAGTGCAATGCCATTTTGTTGCCACATGTAGTTAACTACAATTTCAGTGCAGTGACCGAAAAATATACAGCAATCGCTCAAGCAATGAATTTGAATACTTCCGGCCTAAGTTCTTCTGAAATAAAAAACAAGCTCATTGAACATCTTTTCAACTTAAACAAAAGTTTAGGTATTGTTTCAACACTAAAAGACAGAGGAGTAACTTCTGATTTAGTGCCTGTACTGGCCAAAAATGCAATTAATGACCCTTGTAACGCGACCAATCCGGTACCACCAACTGCCGATGATTTAAAAGTGATCTATTCAGAAGCAATTTAA